The Streptomyces sp. NBC_01276 genome contains the following window.
CCCAGGCGCCCAGGCGCAGGTAGCCGCGCAGCAGCGGCGGGAGCTCCATGCGTCCGGGAACGGTGACTCCCTCGGGGCTCCAGGGGAGGTGGGGGGTGACCCGGTACTCCTGCGGGGCGAGGTTGCGGGCCAGGACGGTCTCACGGGTGGCGGCGGCCAGCACGCCTCCGTCGGCCAGCGGGATGGAGCAGCAGCCGGCGAGCCAGTTGTGGCCGGAGCGCTCCATGTAGCGGGCGAGCCCGGCCCAGATCAGGGCGATGACGGCGCCGTTGCGGTGGTCGGGGTGGACGCAGGAGCGGCCGACCTCGACGAGGTCGGGGCGGATCGGGGCGAGGGTGGAGAGGTCGAACTCGCCCTCGGAGTAGAGGCGGCCGGCGACGGCGGCGCGTTCGGGCGGGAGCAGCCGGTAGGTGCCGACGACCTGCCCGCTCTCCTCGTCGAGGACGAGGAGGTGGTCGCAGAAGGCGTCGAAGGAGTCGGAGTCCAGGCCCGGCTCGGGGCCGTCGAGGCGGGCGCCGAGCTCACCGGCGAAGACCTGGTGGCGCAGGCGCTGGGCGGCGCGCACCTCGTCCTCGTCGCGGGCGAGGCGGACCGCGTACCGGGGTCCGGCCGGGGCGGGCTGCGCGAGGGGGGACGGTGCGGGCGGGGCGAGGGGGGACGGTGCGAGGGGGGACGGGGACAGGGGTGCGATGGTCATGGCTGCTCCTGATCCGGGCACGTGGGGCCGGGCCGCAGGTGGGCGGGCCCGGCTCCTTTACTTCTTCCGTGACCGGCTGGATTCGACATGACCGCTCAGCGGCACTTGGATGTGCGGACGCTGAACTCGGCGGACCGGGGTTCCGGCGTACGGGTGTCAGCGGTCGGAGCTGAGGACCCTGCTGACGGTGTCCGAGGCCGTCTTGGCCGCCGCCGCGGCGTCCTGGCCGTTCAGGACGGCCGTCATGTACGCCTTGATGGGGTTCTTGGCCTCCACCTCGGCCCAGCGCGCGGACTTGGGGGTGGCCCGGCCCTGGGCGGCGCCGGGGGCCATGGCGGCGGCTCCGTCGTTGCCGGCGACGACGTGCGCGAGGGTGGTCTTGTTGGGGACGTAGCTCATCGTGCGGGCGAGTTCGGTCTGCCACTTCTCGCTGACCAGCGCCGTGATCAGGTCGACGGCGTGGGCGCGCTGCCCCGTCTTCTCCGGGATGATCAGGTCGGAGCCGCCGGTGAAGACGGCCCCGGGCTTCTCGGGGGTCTTGCCGGGTATGGGGAAGAAGCCGAGCTTGCCCTTGAGGGCGGGGTTGGCGGCCTCGATCTGGGCGGCCTGGCCGGGCGGGGCGATGATCTGGGCGACCTGGCCTCGGGCGAAGATCTCGGACTGCGGGGGCGTCTCCTCGTCGGCGCCCCTGGGTCCGTCGCCGAGGCCCTGGAGCTGCTTGTAGAAGTCCATTCCGGCGAGGGCGTTCCCGTCGTCGAGGGTGCCGACCCACTGGCCGCTGGTCTCCACGGCGAGGTCGCCGCCCTCGTCCCAGATGAACCCGGCGAGGACGTACCAGTTCTGGCCGGGCAGGTAGATGCCCTGCTGGTCGCCCTTGTCGAGCTTCTGGGTGTCGGCGATCCACTCCTGGCGGCTCTTGGGCGGGGTCTTGATCCCGGCGCCCGCGAACAGGTCCTTGTTGTAGATGACCACCCGGTTGGCGGCGTACCACGGGACTCCGTACTGGGCGCCGTTGATGCTTCCGGGGTCGGAGAGGCCCTTGAGCCAGTCCTTGCTGCCCCATTCGCGCAGGCCCTCCAGGGTGAGCTCGGAGAGGCCGCCGGTCTCCACGTACTGGGCGACCTGGGTGTTGCCGACCTCGATGACGTCGGCGCTCTCCCCGCCCTTGCCGGCCAGGACGGCGTTGACCTTGTCGCCGATGCCCTTCCACTCCTGGATCTTCACGTCGAGGTTGATGCCGGGGTGCTGCTTCTCGAAGTCGGCGGTGAACTTCGCGATGAAGTCGTCGGAGGCGCTGCCCTTCATCAGCCAGAGGGTCACCTTCTCGGAGCCGCCGCCCGAGCCGGCCGACTGGCCGCCGCAGCCGGTCAGTGCGGCGGCCGCCGCGAGGGCCGTACACACGGCGAGGAAGCGCGTCTTCACGAGGGTCACGGGGGTCACCTTCTGGGGATGGATCTCAGATGGCTTGAAATTGGCATAGACCAATGGGTGGGTCAACCCCCTTTCACCCGGGACTGTTCACGCAAAGTTCGCGGACCCGGCCGTACTGGGGCACCGTGGAACAAGGCAACAGCGACGACTGGCGGGAGAGCACCGTGTCCAACCACACCTACCGGGTGACCGAGATCGTCGGCACCTCCCACGAGGGCATCGATCAGGCCATCCGGAACGGTCTGGCCCGCGCGGGCCAGACCCTCCGGAACCTGGACTGGTTCGAGGTCACACAGATGCGCGGGCACATCGAGAACGGGCAGATCGCGCACTACCAGGTAGGGCTGAAGGTGGGCTTCCGCCTCGACGGCGAGGACTGACGGGCGCGGGAGCCCGGATCGACGGCGACGGCTGCGAGCACGACGAGGCCGCCGCGGGCGCGGGCGACGGGGGCGCGGGCGACGCGGTGGTTCCACCCGGGCAGGTCTGCGCGGGCAGGGCGGAGACGGGTGGGGCGGAGACGGGTGGGGCGGAGACGGGTGGGGCGCGGGTGAGTGGGGCGGAGGCGGCCGCCGCGGCGTGTGGCGGCCGTCGGCCGCCGGCGCTCAGGTGCGGCCCTCGCCCTCCTGGGCATCCTTGAGCTCCGGTGCCTCCGCCGCCCAGTCCGCGAGGACCACCCGGAAGCCGGCCGCGCGGGCGGCCTGGCAGACGAGTTCGTCGTCGTCGACGAGCATGCGCACCTCTCGGCCCCGGGCGAGCCGCTGGAGCACCTCCAGCTTGGTCTGCCGGGCCGGCCGCCGGTCCTGGTTGCCGCGCATCCAGATCCGGCCCCCGGGCAGGCCGTGCCGGACCAGCCAGTCCTCGGTGTCGGCCCGGCACCGCTCCGGCCGGCCGGTCAGGTACACGACCTCGCAGTCGGCCGCGCTCTCCACCGCGAGCGCGATGCCTCGCGCCAGCGGGGGATCGGCCGGGGCCGCGCCGAAGAACCCCTCCCAGTCACGCGGCCGGCCTTCCAGGAAGTGCTGGCGGTGGCCGGTGTCCGCCAGGGTGTTGTCGATGTCGAACACGGCCAGCGGGCGGCGGGATGCAGTCTCGGTCATGACGGCAGCGTAGGCGCCGCCACCGACAGCGGGAACCGAGCGGGCGGGACCGGCCCCGGAGGGGCTCCGGCCGTCCCGGGCCGGGAATCACCACCGGCGCCACGCGTTGAGACCGGTGTGATCACAAGAATCTCGATCCTGGACCGCTCCCGCACCCGCGAAGGGCACCCCGCCCCCGAGGCACTGCGCGACACCGTGGAACTTGCCCGGGCGGCGGAGGAGCTCGGCTACCACCGCTTCTGGGTGTCCGAGCACCACAGCGTGCCCGGGGTCGCGGGCTCCGCCCCCACCGTCCTGGCCGCCGCCGTGGCCGCCGCGACCCGGCGGATCCGGGTCGGCACCGGCGGGGTCATGCTGCCCAACCACCAGCCCCTGGTGGTCGCCGAACAGTTCGGGGTCCTGGAGGCGCTGTTCCCCGGCCGGATCGACATGGGCCTGGGCCGTTCGGTCGGCTTCACGGGCGGCATCCGCCGCGCCCTGGGCCGGGACACCGGGGACGCCGACCGCTTCGAGGAACAGCTGACCGAACTGCTCGGCTGGATCGACGGCACCCAGCGGGCCCACCCCGAGGTGCACGCCCGCCCCGCCGAGGGGCTGCGCGTACCGGCGTACGTACTGGCCACCGGCGAGGGCGCGGGGATCGCGGCCCGCGCCGGACTGCCGCTGGTGGTGGGCGACCTGCGGGCCCGCGCCCGGGTCACGGAGGCGGTCGAGCGCTACCGGGCGGAGTTCCGGCCCTCCGCCCGGCGCTCCACCCCGTACGTCGTGGTGTCGGGGACCGTCGCGGTCGCCGCCACCGAGGAGGAGGCGCGGCGCATCCTGGTCCCGGAGGCCTGGTCGCTGGCCCGCTCCCGCACCCGCGGCGCCTTCCCGCCCCTGCGCCCGGCCGCCGCGATCGAGGCGACGGAGATGACCCCCAAGGAACGGGAGCTGTACGAGGGCGCCCTCGCCGGGCACGTCGCCGGCACCGAGGAGCAGGTCGCGGCGGAACTCGCCCGGATCGCGGAGAGCACCGGGGCGGACGAGCTGCTCGTCACCACCTCCACGTACGACCGCACGGCCCTGCTGGACGGCTTCACCAGGCTGGCCCGGATCGCCGGGCTGTCGTAGGGCCCTAAACTGGGGCGAATGCGCCACTCCCCCGATGCCCCCGGCCCCGATGCCCCCGGTCCCGCCGCCCCCGGTTCCGGTTCCGGCCGCGACGCCGTCGACCCCTGCGTACGGGTGCGGGGTGCCCGGGAGCACAACCTGCGCGGGGTCGACGTGGACATCCCCCGCGACACCCTGACCGTCTTCACCGGGGTCTCCGGCTCCGGGAAGAGCTCCCTCGCCTTCGGCACCCTCTACGCCGAGGCGCAGCGCCGGTACTTCGAGTCCGTGGCCCCCTACGCCCGGCGCCTCATCCACCAGATCGGCGCCCCGAAGGTGGACGCGGTGACGGGGCTGCCGCCCGCCGTCTCCCTGGAGCAGCGCCGCTCCTCCCCGGGCTCGCGCTCCTCGGTGGGCACGGTGACCCTCCTCTCCAACTCCCTGCGGATGCTGTACTCCCGGGCCGGTACGTACCCCCCGGGCGCGCCGCGCCTGGACTCGGACGCCTTCTCCCCCAACACCGCCTCCGGGGCCTGCCCTTCCTGTCACGGGCTCGGGCGGATCCACCGCACCAGCGAGGAGCTCCTCGTACCGGACCCGTCGTTGTCGATCCGTCAGGGAGCCGTCGCGGCCTGGCCGGGCGCCTGGCAGGGCAAGAACCTGCGCGACGTCCTGGAGGTGCTCGGCCACGACGTGGACCGGCCCTGGCGGGAGCTGCCGGCGGCGGAGCGCGAGTGGATCCTGTTCACCGAGGAGCAGCCGGTGGTCACCGTGCACCCGGTGCGGGACGCCGACCGGATCCAGCGCCCCTACCAGGGCACCTACATGAGCGCCCACCGGTACGTGATGCGGACCTTCTCGGACACCAAGAGCGCGACCCTGCGGGCTCGGGCCGAGAAGTTCCTGACCGACGCGCCGTGCCCGGTGTGCGAGGGCCGCAGGCTGCGGCCGGAGGCCCTGGCGGTGACCTTCGCGGGCCGCACGATCGCGGAGCTCGCGGGGCTCGCGCTGAGCGAGCTGGACGGCGTACTGGCGTCGGCGCGGAACGGGGGCGAGGCGGCCCGGGTGCTGGCCGAGGACCTGCGCGGGCGGATCGCGCCCGTCGTGGAACTCGGGCTGGGCTACCTGAGCCTGGACCGGACCGCGCCGACCCTGTCCGCGGGCGAGCTCCAGCGGCTGCGGCTGGCCACGCAGCTGCGGTCGGGGCTGTTCGGGGTGGTGTACGTCCTCGACGAGCCGTCGGCGGGGCTGCACCCGGCCGACACCGAGGCGCTGCTCGGCGTACTGGACCGGCTCAAGTCGGCCGGGAACACCGTCTTCGTGGTGGAGCACCACCTGGACGTGGTGCGGAACGCGGACTGGCTGGTGGACGTCGGACCGCTGGCCGGGGAACACGGGGGCCGGGTGCTGTACAGCGGACCGCCGGAGGGGCTCGCGGGGGTGGCGGAGTCGGCGACGGCGCGCCACCTCTTCCCGCGGCCGGAGGGGGCGGCGCACGCCCGGCCGGTCCGTACGGCCACCGGGACGGTCCGGGTCACCGGAGCCGACCGGCACAACCTGCGCGATCTGACGGTGGAGTTCCCGCTCGGGGTGTTCACGGCGGTGACGGGGGTGTCGGGTTCGGGCAAGTCCACGCTGGTGGGGCAGGTGCTCGCGCGGGAGGTCGACGGGCGGCTGGCGGAGGCGGACTTCCCGGTGCGGCGGCTGGTGGAGGTGGACCAGAAGCCGATCGGCCGGACGCCCCGCTCGAACCTGGCCACGTACACGGGGCTGTTCGACGTGGTGCGCAGGCTGTTCACCGCGCTGCCGGAGTCGAAGGCGCGCGGCTGGAAGGCGGGCCGGTTCTCCTTCAACGTGCCGGGCGGACGCTGCGAGACCTGCCAGGGCGAGGGCTTCGTCTCCGTCGAGCTGCTCTTCCTGCCCAGTACGTACGCCCCCTGCCCGGTCTGCGCGGGCGCCCGCTACAACGCCGAGACGCTGGAGGTCCGGTACGCCGGGCTGGACATCGCGCAGGTCCTGGGGCTGACCGTGGAGGCGGCGGCCATCTTCTTCGCGGACGTCCCGGCGGCGGCGCGCAGCCTGCGGGCGCTGGTGGACATCGGCCTGGGCTACCTGCGGCTGGGGCAGCCGGCGACGGAGCTCTCGGGCGGCGAGGCGCAGCGGATCAAGCTGGCGACGGAGCTGCAGCGGCTGCGCCGCGACCACACCCTGTACCTGCTGGACGAGCCGACGACGGGTCTGCACCCGGCCGATGTGCGGGTGCTGCTGGGGCAGTTGCACGGGCTGGTGGACGCCGGGCACTCGGTGGTGGTCGTGGAGCACGACATGGAGGTGGTGGCGGGCGCGGACTGGGTCGTCGACCTGGGTCCGGGCGGCGGCGCGGAGGGCGGCCGGGTCACGGCCTGCGGCCCGCCCGCGGAGGTGGCCGCCCGGGGCGAGGGCCGTACGGCCCGCTACCTGGCCCGCGCGCTGTCGTAGGCCGGGTGCCCTACGCGTCTCCGGGCAGCAGGTGCTGCGGGAGTTCGCGGAAGGCCCACTGGCCGCGGGTGCGGGTGAGGACCCAGACGAGGTCGTAGCGGTCGGGCCAGGCCGCGGGGAGGCCGCGGACCCGGTCCGCGCCGAGGGCGTGGAGCAGCCGGGGGATGCCGCTGTGCTCCCAGCAGACGAGGACGGGCATCCGGGCGGCCAGCACCTCGCGGGCCAGGTCCGCTTCGGCGCCGAGGGCGAATCCACCGCGTACGGGCATCCGCAGGGCGGCGGCCAGGGGCTCCAGGGTCTGCCTGCTCCGGGCGGGGGCGCTCGCCGGCCCGCCGGTCGCGAAGAGCACGGCGGGCCGGGGCAGCAGGGCGCCGGCGGTCGGCGCGAACAGCAGGTGCAGCTCTTCGGCGCGGCGCACGCCCCGGCCGGCGAGGTAGCCGGGGTGCTCGACGCCGTCGTCGTCCTCGCCGGTGTCCCCGGCGTAGGGCTTCTCCGCGTGCCGCATCACCATAACAAGGGCGTCCTTGGGGGGCGGCTGGGGGCCGGGCGCCCCGCTGCGCGAGGTGTCCTCGGCGGAGCATCCGGCCGCCGCCAGGGGGGCGAGGGCAGCGGCGGCCAGCACGCTGCGTCGGCGCGGTCCGGACCCGGCGGGGGCTTGTGGCATGCGGTCCACTGAACCGCACGCCCCGGGCGCGCCCGGGGCGCGGCGCGGCGCGGGGCCCGTACGAGCGCCCGGTCGGCCGATCGGATCAGCCGATCGGATCAGCCGATCGGCCCACCGCCCGAACGGACGATGGGCCCACCGGTACCGGCCGCGGGGCCCACTGGCGCCGGCCGCCGGGCCTCAGCTCTTGCGGACCGCGCGGAGCCATTCCTTGTTCATCGCGGCGATCGACGGCAGCGGGATGCCCTTGGGGCAGGCCGTGGCGCATTCGCCGGTCAGGGTGCAGCCTCCGAAGCCCTCGTCGTCCATCCGGGCCACCATGTCCAGCACCCGCGTCTCGCGCTCGGGGGAACCCTGCGGGAGCACGTTGAGGTGGTTGATCTTGGCGGAGGTGAACAGCATCGCGGAGCCGTTGGGGCAGGCCGCCACGCAGGCACCGCAGCCGATGCACTCGGCGTGCTCGAAGGCGGAGTCGGCGTCGGGCTTGGGCACGGCGGTGGCGTGTGCCTCGGGGGCGGATCCGGTCGGCGCCGTGATGTAGCCGCCGGCCTGGATGATCCGGTCGAAGGCGCTGCGGTCCACGACCAGGTCCTTGACCACGGGGAAGGCCGAGGCCCGCCACGGTTCGACGTCGATGGTGTCCCCGTCGGCGAAGGAGCGCATGTGCAGCTGGCAGGTGGTGGTGCGCTCGGGTCCGTGGGCGTCGCCGTTGATGACGAGGCTGCACGCTCCGCAGATGCCCTCGCGGCAGTCGTGGTCGAAGGCGACCGGGTCCTCGCCGCGCAGGATGAGGTCCTCGTTGAGGGTGTCGAGCATCTCCAGGAAGGACATGTCCTTCGAGATGCCGTCGACCTCGTAGGAGGCCATGGCGCCGGGGGCGTCGGTGTTGCGCTGGCGCCAGACGCGCAGGGTGAGCTTCATGCGTAGCTCCGCTGGGTGGGGTGGACGTACTCGAAGACGAGGTCTTCCTTGTGCAGGACGGGTGCGGCCGCGGTGCCGCGGTACTCCCAGGCGGCGGCGTAGCCGAACTCCTCGTCGCGGCGGGCCGCTTCGCCGTCCGGGGTCTGGGACTCCTCGCGGAAGTGGCCGCCGCAGGACTCGGCGCGGTGGAGGGCGTCGAGGCACATCAGCTCGGCGAGTTCGAGGTAGTCGACGATGCGGTTGGCCTTCTCCAGCGACTGGTTGAACTCCTCGCCGCTGCCGGGGACCTTGATGCGTCGCCAGAACTCCTCGCGGATCTCCGGAATGCGGTTCAGTGCCTTGCGCAGACCCTCCTCGGTGCGGGCCATCCCGCAGTACTCCCACATGAGTTCGCCGATCTCGCGGTGGAAGGAGTCGGGCGTGCGGTCCCCGTCGACGGCGAGCAGCTTGGCGAGGCAGTCGCGAGTCTCGCGGACGGCGGCCGCGGCCTCGGGGTGGCTGTCGTCGACCTCCTCGTGGTGCGGGTGGCGGGCGAGGTAGTCGTTGATGGTCGAGGGGAGCACGA
Protein-coding sequences here:
- a CDS encoding GNAT family N-acetyltransferase, whose amino-acid sequence is MTIAPLSPSPLAPSPLAPPAPSPLAQPAPAGPRYAVRLARDEDEVRAAQRLRHQVFAGELGARLDGPEPGLDSDSFDAFCDHLLVLDEESGQVVGTYRLLPPERAAVAGRLYSEGEFDLSTLAPIRPDLVEVGRSCVHPDHRNGAVIALIWAGLARYMERSGHNWLAGCCSIPLADGGVLAAATRETVLARNLAPQEYRVTPHLPWSPEGVTVPGRMELPPLLRGYLRLGAWVCGEPALDAGFGCADLYVLLSLRRTNPRYLNHFLSLAPGA
- a CDS encoding extracellular solute-binding protein, which gives rise to MKTRFLAVCTALAAAAALTGCGGQSAGSGGGSEKVTLWLMKGSASDDFIAKFTADFEKQHPGINLDVKIQEWKGIGDKVNAVLAGKGGESADVIEVGNTQVAQYVETGGLSELTLEGLREWGSKDWLKGLSDPGSINGAQYGVPWYAANRVVIYNKDLFAGAGIKTPPKSRQEWIADTQKLDKGDQQGIYLPGQNWYVLAGFIWDEGGDLAVETSGQWVGTLDDGNALAGMDFYKQLQGLGDGPRGADEETPPQSEIFARGQVAQIIAPPGQAAQIEAANPALKGKLGFFPIPGKTPEKPGAVFTGGSDLIIPEKTGQRAHAVDLITALVSEKWQTELARTMSYVPNKTTLAHVVAGNDGAAAMAPGAAQGRATPKSARWAEVEAKNPIKAYMTAVLNGQDAAAAAKTASDTVSRVLSSDR
- a CDS encoding dodecin → MSNHTYRVTEIVGTSHEGIDQAIRNGLARAGQTLRNLDWFEVTQMRGHIENGQIAHYQVGLKVGFRLDGED
- a CDS encoding LLM class flavin-dependent oxidoreductase: MITRISILDRSRTREGHPAPEALRDTVELARAAEELGYHRFWVSEHHSVPGVAGSAPTVLAAAVAAATRRIRVGTGGVMLPNHQPLVVAEQFGVLEALFPGRIDMGLGRSVGFTGGIRRALGRDTGDADRFEEQLTELLGWIDGTQRAHPEVHARPAEGLRVPAYVLATGEGAGIAARAGLPLVVGDLRARARVTEAVERYRAEFRPSARRSTPYVVVSGTVAVAATEEEARRILVPEAWSLARSRTRGAFPPLRPAAAIEATEMTPKERELYEGALAGHVAGTEEQVAAELARIAESTGADELLVTTSTYDRTALLDGFTRLARIAGLS
- a CDS encoding ABC transporter; amino-acid sequence: MRHSPDAPGPDAPGPAAPGSGSGRDAVDPCVRVRGAREHNLRGVDVDIPRDTLTVFTGVSGSGKSSLAFGTLYAEAQRRYFESVAPYARRLIHQIGAPKVDAVTGLPPAVSLEQRRSSPGSRSSVGTVTLLSNSLRMLYSRAGTYPPGAPRLDSDAFSPNTASGACPSCHGLGRIHRTSEELLVPDPSLSIRQGAVAAWPGAWQGKNLRDVLEVLGHDVDRPWRELPAAEREWILFTEEQPVVTVHPVRDADRIQRPYQGTYMSAHRYVMRTFSDTKSATLRARAEKFLTDAPCPVCEGRRLRPEALAVTFAGRTIAELAGLALSELDGVLASARNGGEAARVLAEDLRGRIAPVVELGLGYLSLDRTAPTLSAGELQRLRLATQLRSGLFGVVYVLDEPSAGLHPADTEALLGVLDRLKSAGNTVFVVEHHLDVVRNADWLVDVGPLAGEHGGRVLYSGPPEGLAGVAESATARHLFPRPEGAAHARPVRTATGTVRVTGADRHNLRDLTVEFPLGVFTAVTGVSGSGKSTLVGQVLAREVDGRLAEADFPVRRLVEVDQKPIGRTPRSNLATYTGLFDVVRRLFTALPESKARGWKAGRFSFNVPGGRCETCQGEGFVSVELLFLPSTYAPCPVCAGARYNAETLEVRYAGLDIAQVLGLTVEAAAIFFADVPAAARSLRALVDIGLGYLRLGQPATELSGGEAQRIKLATELQRLRRDHTLYLLDEPTTGLHPADVRVLLGQLHGLVDAGHSVVVVEHDMEVVAGADWVVDLGPGGGAEGGRVTACGPPAEVAARGEGRTARYLARALS
- a CDS encoding succinate dehydrogenase/fumarate reductase iron-sulfur subunit, translating into MKLTLRVWRQRNTDAPGAMASYEVDGISKDMSFLEMLDTLNEDLILRGEDPVAFDHDCREGICGACSLVINGDAHGPERTTTCQLHMRSFADGDTIDVEPWRASAFPVVKDLVVDRSAFDRIIQAGGYITAPTGSAPEAHATAVPKPDADSAFEHAECIGCGACVAACPNGSAMLFTSAKINHLNVLPQGSPERETRVLDMVARMDDEGFGGCTLTGECATACPKGIPLPSIAAMNKEWLRAVRKS